TTTCTTGGCATCCGTTTTTTCAAACAGTTTGTTTGTGGAAACGATCAATACATCTACATAGTTCTTTTGTGTCATACGCTCCAGAATGGATAGTGATTTATTCTGAAGAGTAGCCCCGAAGATCTGCTGATGTACTTTACCAAACAAATTACTTACCGTGAACAATTTATCTTTACTGTTGTTTCGTTGATACAATTCGTTTTCAATCATACGAAGCAAACGCTCATCGCTGAAAAGATCATATAAAATACCATACTGCAATTCTCTCGACAGGGTATAAGGCGTATATTCATAAGGGCCAACCGGCGAATCTTTTAATGGATTGGTTTTGTCAAGTATTGAATTGAAAAACAACCATTCCGGAATTGTAATCACATTTCTAAGCAAATAATCGGTTGCTTTTCGCTGCATTGCTGCCGGAACCGGAATATAACTGGCCTTGTTGTCACCGTGTACTGTAGTGTTCAGATACACACCGCCAATATTGTTCAGTACATGACGGTTGTATAATTGCCATTGCCCGATAGTTCCGATATATAATTTCCCGGTTTCATAGTAAGACTCGTCTTTGTCGTATGTCCAGGTCAGTATATTATTGACAACGCGTTTTAAATTCTTTAAACCGTATTCACTGGCTTTAACAGCGTCATTTCCTAAGTCTTCCGACTGAGAACGAGGGTCAATTATAGCCGCACCGTCCTGCTGTTCACCGTAAAAGTAAATAGGATCATGCTGATGTTTTGTGATTAAAGCGTTCAATTTTGTTTTTTCTTCCGTTTCATCTGGATACCATCGGTATCCCCATTCTATCGCATATTTGTCATATTCTCCAATTTTAGGAGTAATCGCTGTAACACCGTCTTCCGGTTGTGCCACATAGTTATAACGGGCATAATCCATGATTGAAGGTGCTGTTCCGCCCATCTTTTCAGTAAACGCTTTGGAACGAAGTGAATCTACTTCAAACGCAAAAGAAGAGCCCATATTGTGTTTTAATCCAAAAGTATGCCCCACTTCATGCGAAGAAACAAAACGGATCGCTTCTCCCATGTGTTCATCACTAAATTTATTACCTCTGGCTTTCGGATCTATTGGTCCGGTCTGGATACGCATCCAGCTGTGCAAAGAGGTCATTACATTGTGCCACCAGATAATATCGGCTTCTAATATCTCACCGCTTCTCGGGTCTACTACAGACGGGCCCATTGCATTTGCTTTTGGTGAAGCAGCATAGGTAATTACCGAATAGCGCACATCATCTACATCAAAATCGGTATCGGCTTCGGTAGGTTCCTTAGCGATTACTGCGTTCTTGAATCCTGCTTTTTCAAAAGCGGCCTGCCAGTCATGTACCCCGTCAATAATATATTGTCTCCACTGTTTCGGAGTGGATGGGTCAATATAATACACTATAGGTTTTTTAGGTTCTACCAATTCCCCTTTCAGGTATTTTGCTTCATCTTCTTTTTTAGGTTCCAATCGCCAGCGGGTGATCAATTCCTTTTCAACCATGGCATGCTGGGTATCGTTAAAATACCAGTGCTTTTCTGTAAAATAACCGATGCGTTTGTCTAAAAAGCGGGATTGCATCGGAACCTTGTCCAACAATACGATATTGCTGGTAACACCTAAAGTTACGGATAAAGCAGGTCCGCCTTCGCTGATAGAGGTCGTTAATTGCGATTTTACCACCACATTGCCCGGAAAGGTCTTTACACTTTCTATATACGATAAATCAGACTTAACAGATCCGCCAAATCCAATCGAACTCAGTACATCGTTAAAACTCTTCTGCTTTCCGTCAAAGATCTTGTTTACTTTAATGACTACTGCTGTCGAATCACTGTTTTTGGTTTCAATGTCAAAAACCTCAATAATGGATTCCGAAAAATTGTTTTTTACCGATTCGGTTATCGCATCCGTTTCCGGTGAAGAAACTTTTGGCAGGAATGATTTCACCCATACTTTTTTGGCAACCGTATCTTTGTAAAAGGTGATTACTTTGTTTTCATAATTCATTCCTTTGTTTAATCCGGCTTCATTAACCTGCATCGGTACTTGCGATAATTTGTTTACCACAAGGAATTCTCTCCCCATTAAACTATCGGGAATTTCAAAATAAATATCGGTCTTGACCTGAATCGTATTAAAAAGCCCTTTTTTCAAAGTTCCTTTTTTTAATAATTCTGCGTAACCTTTTGTTTTTGTAATCGTAGTGTCTTTTGTCGTTTCTGATTTTGTGTCTTTTTGCTTTTTCTTTTGGGAAAATGCGGCAACATTACTTAGTAAAAACAATAATATCAATACATATTTTGTGTTTGATATGAATGCCTTTTTGCTCATCTATGTTAAGTTTAGGTTAAATAATTATCGCGAAATTTAGAAGCTTTGGCGGCGATAAAAAAACAAAACGGAGTGAGTGGCTATTTTTTGAGAGTGAGTGCTCTTTTTTTAATCAATAAGGGGTAGGATACAAATGAAATTTCCGTTTTCTTCAAATGTTTTGAAGTCTTTTTTCGAATAATAATTATATATACTTTGTAAATATTTCAGCCCAAAATTATTACTTTGTTCAGGACTGGCCTTTTTTTGTAAATTATTGCTAATAATTACGCTGTCTTTTTTAATAATAATGCGGGTTTTTAAAGGCGATTCGATGGTCGCAGAATTGTGCTTTATCACATTTTCAATACAAATCTGAAGTGCCAGGTATGGAATATCTTTAATCAGACCCGAATCTTCTTCAATTTCAATGGAAAACTGCAATTCTTCATTGAACCGCGTCATCTGTAAAAAGATATATTTCTCTATAAACGATAGCTCATCGCTCAACGGAACGATGTTTTCCTGCGGCGGATCGATAAGATAACGGTAAATTTTGGAAAGATTCAGCGTGAACTTTTTAGCGGTTTGTGCATTGACATCAATCAGCATATAGAGTGAATTCAGCGTGTTGAATAAAAAATGCGGATTGATCTGTTCCTTCAGCTGTTGCAGCTGAATCAGCGCTTTCTCTTTGGTAACCTTTTCGTTTTCCAGTAATAAATTGTTTTTGTCCTTGATCAGGGCTTCTTTTTCCAGATATTCCTTCCGGTTGGCACGATTGAACAGATAGAAAACAAAAACCAGGATAAATGTCGTGGTCAGGTAAATGGCCGAAGCATATTTTTTGACATTGTTTACATTCTCATCGGCAATCATTTTGGGGAAGTTAATACAGATGTACCAGTCGATACCCTCAAAATGAAGCGGTTTTACAAAGCGGATAACGTCCAGCTGCAGGTATTCCGACATGGCAATCTCCTCATTGTAGTCCGTTTTCCTTTTGAAAATAGTATCGGAAGGCTTCAGGTTGGAAAAAGTAAAAATGTTTTTACCGTTCTTTTCAATATCCGGATGGAAAATGCAGGTACCGTTTTTGTCAAACACAAAAGCATAGTTCGGCGCATTCTCATCTATCGTGGAAAAATACTGATGCAGCTTTTTTAAATCAACATCATAACCGTAACGGATGGCCGTTGTTTCGTCTTTTCTGATTTTAAAATAATTGCGCCAGATTAAAGTATCGCCCTTGCGGAGAATAAGACTGGTGTTTTCTTCCTTATTAATAGGATCGACCAGCAGATTGAGATTCTTTTCAAAAGACGTTTTTTGAGAAGAACTGTTGCTGTAAATTTTGCCGTTGTTAATCTGGAACCAATTGGAGATAACAACGGGATTGCTAAGCTGGATCGCATTTAAAACCGAAAGGTTGTTGGCCAGATTCTTGTCGGTACTGATTTTTAAAACCTGGTTGACATTCTTTTTCTGCTCCAGTAATCGCGAAAACTCCTGCTGGAAAACATCATATTTCTTTAAAAAACTTCTTTGTGCAATTTCCTGATTGGATCTTTCGGTGATTTTGGTGATCAGGTTGCTCAAAAAATAAATAGCAATCATGGTCATAACAATGACGCCAAGACTGGTTATTAAAAACGTTCTTCGGGAAATAGTATTTTTTAAAGGAAATCGCAAAGATAAATCAGTGTTTAGTTTTCATATATAAGGTAAGGTGCTCTTGTTTTTTGAAAAGCAGTCAGCCCTTTTTCCCATGTTTTCCGGATCTCCGTTTCGCTCAGTCCGGATTCGATTTGTTGTTGTAACTTTTTAGTGCCGGCTAATTTACTAAAGAAACTGTTGAAAAAAGCTTTTTTATCGGTAGTTTCCTGATACGCCTTTATCAGCCACTTCAATTCTAAACGGGAAACGGGAGTAGCCTGCGACAGGTCTTCACCATAGCATAACTTTCCGTTGTAAGGCGGTTCTTTAGCACCGGTATTGGGCGATGGCGTAAAGCTGAAATCGGATTTCGGTAAAAACGGAGAACCGTAAAGCTGGAATTGTTTATCTGTTCCGCGGCCTACACTAACATTTGTTCCTTCAAAAAAACACAGGCTGGCATATAAATTTATCGATTGGTCATTCGGAAGATTTGGTGACGGTTTCACCGGAAGGCTGTAAGCCAGCGTTCTTTTGTAATTGGAGCATGGGATTATCTCCAGCGGACACTGAATCCCATTCTTTAACCACTTTTCCCCATTGATCATTTTACCGTATTCCCCGATGGTCATACCGTGCAAAACTGGGATAGGGTGCATTCCTACAAAACTGGTAAACTCTTTCTCCAAAACGGGTCCGTCAACAATTTTGCCATTCGGATTCGGTCTGTCCAGGATAATTAAAGGAATGTTTTCCTCTGCACAGGCTTCCATGATATAATGTAAGGAAGATATATAGGTGTAAAAACGCGCACCGACATCCTGTAAATCAAAAACCAGGACGTCAATATCTTTCAGCTGTTCCGGTTTTGGTTTTTTGTTGCTGCCATATAGGGAGATAATCGGTAATCCGGTTTTGGTGTCTTTACCGTCTTTGATTAATTCACCGGCATCGGCAGTGCCTCTGAAACCATGTTCGGGAGCAAATATTTTTTGAACATCAATTTTATTGGCCAAAAGAAAATCAACCAGATGTACCGGTTGGGCTGTTTTCTTGCGGGAAGCATTATAATTTACAATACCGGTCTGATTGGTAACCACCCCGATTTTTTTGCCTTTTAACAACGGCTGGTATTTTTCAAAATTATCGGCACCGGTAAGTATTTCGTTCTTTTTTGAATCCGCTGCTGCAATACTGCTTGAAGTTGCTGTTTTTTCTTCTTTACTCTTAATGATAGAATTTCCACAGGAAACTGTCGCTAAAACCAAGAATAAAACTGTATTTTTGAAAACCGAATTTGATATCATAAGACTTGAGATTAGAATATTTTATAGCAAAAAGATTAATTACTACTAAAAACTATAAAAGTAGTATTTCTGCACCAATAATAAAAATTGCAATTGCAGCCATCGCGATCGGTATTGTGATGATGATTGTTTCCGTGGCGACCGGAGTAGGATTGCAACAAAAAATACGCCAGAAAATTGCCGCATTCAACGGACACGTTATTATTTCTAATTATGATAACAACCAATCCGAAGTGAGTGTGGAGCCCATTTCTATAAATCAGCCGTTTTATCCGAAGTTTAAAAATGTAGAAGGCATCAGCCATGTTCAGGCTACAGCTTCCAAAGCCGGGATTATCCGGACGGAAAATGCATTTGAAGGAATTGTATTTAAAGGAGTGGGGAAAGATTTTAGCTGGGATAACCTGAAAGAATATATTATAGCGGGCAGGATCCCGAATTTAAAAGCTGGTTTGAATGCCGAAGTGATCATTTCGCAATATCTGGCAAACAGACTCCAGTTAAAATTAGGCGATAAATTCAATACGTTCTTTATGAAAGAGGACGGAGGGAATAACCAGATGCCGAATTTGCGCCGGTTTGAAATTGTCGGTATTTATAATTCCGGATTTCAGGAATTCGATGCCTCTTATGTATTGGGTGATATCCGCCATGTCCAGAGAATCAATAAATGGAGTAAGGATGAAGTAGGAGAATTTGAAGTGTTTATTGATGACTTTTCAAAGATCAAAGAAAAAGGAGAGGAGATCTATTCCGAAATTCCGCCTACCTATAATAGTATGACTATCCAGGATAAATACTTTAATATTTTTGAATGGCTGAAACTATTCGACTTTAATATCGTAGTTATCCTTATTATTATGATAGTAGTGGCAACCATTAATATGGTTGTGGCGCTATTGGTACTCATTTTGGAGCGTACGCAAATGATTGGTATTTTGAAATCGATAGGTGCCAACAATTGGATGATCCGGAAAATATTTCTTTACAATGCCTTATACCTTATTATAAGAGGACTGTTTTTTGGAAATGTTATCGGGATAGGTGTGTTGTTGATCCAGAAATATTTTGGAGTTGTCAAACTAAATCCGGAAAACTATTATGTTACCGAGGCGCCGGTGGTTATTGATATACTATATATAGGAGCATTAAATGCAGGTACGATACTGGTGTGTCTGGTTGTTTTGTTCATTCCGTCCTATATTATTACTAAGATTTCGCCGGTAAAAGCAATCCGATTCGAATAATGACGGTCAAAAAGTGGTCACCAAGAAATTTTTAAAGCAATAAAAGCGTAGCCCCGGGTATCACCCGGGGCTTTTTTTTGATTTTTTACTCGTCTTTTATACTATATATAAGGAGTACTGTAAAAAGAAAATACAACAAAAACCATTGCGGAAGCCTTGTTTTAATAGGGATGGTGGCGGATAAGCGGGATTTGCACCAAAATCCCCTAAAAATAATTTGTTATATTAAGGATTAGTAATCAGTTTGTTAAGTAATTGTTTTGTAGAAAGGCAAAAAATAGTTTAGAAATAGTTTGGAGAAGAGTAAAAAGGTGCTACTTTTGCACCCGCAATCAAGGCGAAGTTCATTAGATATTGAGGTTGAATCGGAGTGAAAAAGGGATTAAAAAATTTTTCAAAAAAGATTTGGCTAAATGGAATAAAGGTTTTACCTTTGCAGCCCGCAAAAACGGGAAGTTCATTGAGAGATTGCGTAGGATTTTTGAGTTAAGAAGCTTTTGAGAAGCTTGAAAAAAAAACTAAAAAAAATCTTGCGAGATTAAAAAAGGATTTCTACTTTTGCATCCGCTAACTGAAAGGCTAGCGGCTCAGAGCTTAGGCTTTGAGGGGAATAAAAAAGAAGACACGTTCATAGACATATTGGATTGACAGCATATAAAGAGAGAGTAAGATTTTTCGAGTAGAAGAATAAGCTAGATAATTTATCGACAATATTAAAAATATACGATGAAGAGTTTGATCCTGGCTCAGGATGAACGCTAGCGGCAGGCCTAACACATGCAAGTCGAGGGGTAGAGGAAGCTTGCTTCCTTGAGACCGGCGCACGGGTGCGTAACGCGTATGCAATCTACCTTGTACAGAGGGATAGCCCAGAGAAATTTGGATTAATACCTCATAGTGTTATCGAATCGCATGGTTTGATAACTAAAGTTCCAACGGTACAAGATGAGCATGCGTCCCATTAGCTAGTTGGTGTGGTAACGGCATACCAAGGCAATGATGGGTAGGGGTCCTGAGAGGGAGATCCCCCACACTGGTACTGAGACACGGACCAGACTCCTACGGGAGGCAGCAGTGAGGAATATTGGACAATGGGCGCAAGCCTGATCCAGCCATGCCGCGTGCAGGATGACGGTCCTATGGATTGTAAACTGCTTTTATACAGGAAGAAACCCTACCACGTGTGGTAGATTGACGGTACTGTAGGAATAAGGATCGGCTAACTCCGTGCCAGCAGCCGCGGTAATACGGAGGATCCAAGCGTTATCCGGAATCATTGGGTTTAAAGGGTCCGTAGGCGGTTTAATAAGTCAGTGGTGAAAGCCCATCGCTTAACGATGGAACGGCCATTGATACTGTTAGACTTGAATTATTAGGAAGTAACTAGAATATGTAGTGTAGCGGTGAAATGCTTAGATATTACATGGAATACCAATTGCGAAGGCAGGTTACTACTAATATATTGACGCTGATGGACGAAAGCGTGGGGAGCGAACAGGATTAGATACCCTGGTAGTCCACGCCGTAAACGATGGATACTAGCTGTTGGGCGCAAGCTCAGTGGCTAAGCGAAAGTGATAAGTATCCCACCTGGGGAGTACGTTCGCAAGAATGAAACTCAAAGGAATTGACGGGGGCCCGCACAAGCGGTGGAGCATGTGGTTTAATTCGATGATACGCGAGGAACCTTACCAGGGCTTAAATGTAGAGTGACAGGACTGGAAACAGTTTTTTCTTCGGACACTTTACAAGGTGCTGCATGGTTGTCGTCAGCTCGTGCCGTGAGGTGTCAGGTTAAGTCCTATAACGAGCGCAACCCCTGTTGTTAGTTGCCAGCGAGTCATGTCGGGAACTCTAACGAGACTGCCGGTGCAAACCGTGAGGAAGGTGGGGATGACGTCAAATCATCACGGCCCTTACGTCCTGGGCTACACACGTGCTACAATGGCCGGTACAGAGAGCAGCCACTTAGCGATAAGGAGCGAATCTATAAAACCGGTCACAGTTCGGATCGGAGTCTGCAACTCGACTCCGTGAAGCTGGAATCGCTAGTAATCGGATATCAGCCATGATCCGGTGAATACGTTCCCGGGCCTTGTACACACCGCCCGTCAAGCCATGGAAGCTGGGGGTACCTGAAGTCGGTGACCGCAAGGAGCTGCCTAGGGTAAAACTGGTAACTGGGGCTAAGTCGTAACAAGGTAGCCGTACCGGAAGGTGCGGCTGGAACACCTCCTTTCTAGAGAATGATAAATATTTAGTTTATCGAAAGGGAAATATTACTCTCGCTGTTAGTTCAAATAATACACTTAAGAAAGAAACAGAGTCTCGTAGCTCAGCTGGTTAGAGTACTACACTGATAATGTAGGGGTCGGCAGTTCGAGTCTGCCCGGGACTACTATTTTAGACTTAAGAGAAGGAAATTCTGGAAGTTGGGATTCACAATTTAATTCTGAATTCGAAATTCGGGACAAATTGGGGGATTAGCTCAGCTGGCTAGAGCGCCTGCCTTGCACGCAGGAGGTCATCGGTTCGACTCCGATATTCTCCACGATTCCGAGAGGAAAAACCGTTCATTGACATATTGAGATAAGAAAATATTTAAAAAATAGAAAGCACAGTAATTTTGGGTTCTGCTAGCAATAGTAGAATTTAAGATAAAAGTACAATAAGCAAAATAAGGGCGTATGGGGGATGCCTAGGCTCTCAGAGGCGATGAAGGACGTGATAAGCTGCGAAAAGCTGCGGGGATTGGCACATACGAGGTGATCCGCAGATATCCGAATGGGGCAACCCACTATGTTGAAGACATAGTACACCGATAGGTGAGTGAACCCGCTGAACTGAAACATCTAAGTAGGCGGAGGAGAAGAAAACAAAAGTGATTCCGTAAGTAGTGGCGAGCGAACGCGGATTAGCCCAAACCAATGTTGTTACGGCAATATTGGGGTTGTAGGACCACGACATTTCTTGCGGATTGAATTAGAATAACCTGGAAAGGTTAACCAAAGAGGGTGATAGTCCCGTATAAGTAAGAGAAGATAAGGATAGTGGTATCCTGAGTAGGGCGGGGCACGTGAAACCCTGTCTGAATTTGGCGGGACCATCCGCTAAGGCTAAATACTCCTGAGAGACCGATAGTGAACCAGTACCGTGAGGGAAAGGTGAAAAGAACCGTGAATAACGGAGTGAAAAAGATCCTGAAACCATACGCTTACAAGCGGTCGGAGCCCTTTCGTGGGGTGACGGCGTGCCTTTTGCATAATGAGCCTACGAGTTACCGTTGCTGGCAAGGATAAGCACTTCAGGTGTGGATCCGTAGCGAAAGCGAGTCTGAATAGGGCGCCATAGTCAGTAGTGGTAGACGCGAAACCGTGTGATCTACCCATGGGCAGGATGAAGCTGTGGTAACACACAGTGGAGGTCCGAACCGGTTGACGTTGAAAAGTCTTCGGATGACCTGTGGGTAGGGGTGAAAGGCCAATCAAACTCGGAAATAGCTCGTACTCCCCGAAATGCATTTAGGTGCAGCGCTGGCTTAAGTTATATAGAGGTAGAGCTACTGATTGGATGCGGGGGCTTCACCGCCTACCAATTCCTGACAAACTCCGAATGCTATATAATGTTTACCAGCAGTGAGGGCATGGGTGCTAAGGTCCATGTCCGAGAGGGAAAGAACCCAGACCATCAGCTAAGGTCCCCAAATGTATGCTAAGTTGAAAAAACGAGGTTTGTCTGCCCAGACAGCTAGGATGTTGGCTTGGAAGCAGCCATTCATTTAAAGAGTGCGTAACAGCTCACTAGTCGAGCGGACGAGCATGGATAATAATCGGGCATAAGTATACTACCGAAGCTATGGATTTGCGATTTATTCGCAAGTGGTAGGGGAGCATTCTAACAGGGTTGAAGGTGATATGTGAGTATTGCTGGACTGGTTAGAAAAGAAAATGTAGGCATAAGTAACGATAATGCGGGCGAGAAACCCGCACACCGAAAGACTAAGGTTTCCTCAGCTATGCTAATCAGCTGAGGGTTAGTCGGGTCCTAAGGCGAACCCGAAAGGGACAGTCGATGGCCAACGGGTTAATATTCCCGTACTACTTATAATTGTGATGGAGTGACGGAGTGATGAAAGTACCGCGAACTGACGGAATAGTTCGTTAAAGCACTTAGCTATAGGCCCTGTAGGCAAATCCGCAGGGACTGGTGAAATGCGATAGTACTCGGAGTCTTCGGACAAAGAGATAGTGTACCTAAGGGCTTCCAAGAAAACCTTCTAAACTTAGATTATAAGTACCCGTACCGTAAACCGACACAGGTAGTCGAGGAGAGAATCCTAAGGTGCTCGAGAGATTCATGGCTAAGGAATTAGGCAAAATAGACCTGTAACTTCGGGAGAAAGGTCGCCAGCAGCAATGCTGGCCGCAGTGAAAAGGTCCAGGCGACTGTTTATCAAAAACACAGGGCTCTGCAAAATCGTAAGATGAAGTATAGGGCCTGACACCTGCCCGGTGCTGGAAGGTTAAGAGGAGATGTTATCTTCGGAGAAGCATTGAATTGAAGCCCCAGTAAACGGCGGCCGTAACTATAACGGTCCTAAGGTAGCGAAATTCCTTGTCGGGTAAGTTCCGACCTGCACGAATGGTGTAACGATCTGGACACTGTCTCAGCCATGAGCTCGGTGAAATTGTAGTATCGGTGAAGATGCCGATTACCCGCAGTGGGACGAAAAGACCCTGTGCACCTTTACTATAGCTTAGTATTGCCCTTGGATAAGTGATGTGTAGGATAGGTGGGAGACTATGAAGCGGCTTCGCTAGGAGTTGTGGAGTCATTGTTGAAATACCACCCTTTGCTTATCTGAGGCCTAACCCCGCGTTGCGGGGGACATTGCTTGGTGGGTAGTTTGACTGGGGTGGTCGCCTCCAAAAGAGTAACGGAGGCTTCTAAAGGTTCCCTCAGCACGCTTGGTAACCGTGCGTAGAGTGCAATGGCATAAGGGAGCTTGACTGAGAGACATACAGGTCGATCAGGTACGAAAGTAGAGCATAGTGATCCGGTGGTTCCGCATGGAAGGG
This region of Flavobacterium inviolabile genomic DNA includes:
- a CDS encoding zinc-dependent metalloprotease, which codes for MSKKAFISNTKYVLILLFLLSNVAAFSQKKKQKDTKSETTKDTTITKTKGYAELLKKGTLKKGLFNTIQVKTDIYFEIPDSLMGREFLVVNKLSQVPMQVNEAGLNKGMNYENKVITFYKDTVAKKVWVKSFLPKVSSPETDAITESVKNNFSESIIEVFDIETKNSDSTAVVIKVNKIFDGKQKSFNDVLSSIGFGGSVKSDLSYIESVKTFPGNVVVKSQLTTSISEGGPALSVTLGVTSNIVLLDKVPMQSRFLDKRIGYFTEKHWYFNDTQHAMVEKELITRWRLEPKKEDEAKYLKGELVEPKKPIVYYIDPSTPKQWRQYIIDGVHDWQAAFEKAGFKNAVIAKEPTEADTDFDVDDVRYSVITYAASPKANAMGPSVVDPRSGEILEADIIWWHNVMTSLHSWMRIQTGPIDPKARGNKFSDEHMGEAIRFVSSHEVGHTFGLKHNMGSSFAFEVDSLRSKAFTEKMGGTAPSIMDYARYNYVAQPEDGVTAITPKIGEYDKYAIEWGYRWYPDETEEKTKLNALITKHQHDPIYFYGEQQDGAAIIDPRSQSEDLGNDAVKASEYGLKNLKRVVNNILTWTYDKDESYYETGKLYIGTIGQWQLYNRHVLNNIGGVYLNTTVHGDNKASYIPVPAAMQRKATDYLLRNVITIPEWLFFNSILDKTNPLKDSPVGPYEYTPYTLSRELQYGILYDLFSDERLLRMIENELYQRNNSKDKLFTVSNLFGKVHQQIFGATLQNKSLSILERMTQKNYVDVLIVSTNKLFEKTDAKKSLQFSKTLSMPTLCNHLHEDRMVRNINQSSLKRVTEVTSEKKGELNKILQLLRLKKNTGNQETRNHYADLINRIDKALNNPL
- a CDS encoding histidine kinase produces the protein MRFPLKNTISRRTFLITSLGVIVMTMIAIYFLSNLITKITERSNQEIAQRSFLKKYDVFQQEFSRLLEQKKNVNQVLKISTDKNLANNLSVLNAIQLSNPVVISNWFQINNGKIYSNSSSQKTSFEKNLNLLVDPINKEENTSLILRKGDTLIWRNYFKIRKDETTAIRYGYDVDLKKLHQYFSTIDENAPNYAFVFDKNGTCIFHPDIEKNGKNIFTFSNLKPSDTIFKRKTDYNEEIAMSEYLQLDVIRFVKPLHFEGIDWYICINFPKMIADENVNNVKKYASAIYLTTTFILVFVFYLFNRANRKEYLEKEALIKDKNNLLLENEKVTKEKALIQLQQLKEQINPHFLFNTLNSLYMLIDVNAQTAKKFTLNLSKIYRYLIDPPQENIVPLSDELSFIEKYIFLQMTRFNEELQFSIEIEEDSGLIKDIPYLALQICIENVIKHNSATIESPLKTRIIIKKDSVIISNNLQKKASPEQSNNFGLKYLQSIYNYYSKKDFKTFEENGNFICILPLID
- a CDS encoding exo-beta-N-acetylmuramidase NamZ family protein, which produces MISNSVFKNTVLFLVLATVSCGNSIIKSKEEKTATSSSIAAADSKKNEILTGADNFEKYQPLLKGKKIGVVTNQTGIVNYNASRKKTAQPVHLVDFLLANKIDVQKIFAPEHGFRGTADAGELIKDGKDTKTGLPIISLYGSNKKPKPEQLKDIDVLVFDLQDVGARFYTYISSLHYIMEACAEENIPLIILDRPNPNGKIVDGPVLEKEFTSFVGMHPIPVLHGMTIGEYGKMINGEKWLKNGIQCPLEIIPCSNYKRTLAYSLPVKPSPNLPNDQSINLYASLCFFEGTNVSVGRGTDKQFQLYGSPFLPKSDFSFTPSPNTGAKEPPYNGKLCYGEDLSQATPVSRLELKWLIKAYQETTDKKAFFNSFFSKLAGTKKLQQQIESGLSETEIRKTWEKGLTAFQKTRAPYLIYEN
- a CDS encoding ABC transporter permease yields the protein MRLEYFIAKRLITTKNYKSSISAPIIKIAIAAIAIGIVMMIVSVATGVGLQQKIRQKIAAFNGHVIISNYDNNQSEVSVEPISINQPFYPKFKNVEGISHVQATASKAGIIRTENAFEGIVFKGVGKDFSWDNLKEYIIAGRIPNLKAGLNAEVIISQYLANRLQLKLGDKFNTFFMKEDGGNNQMPNLRRFEIVGIYNSGFQEFDASYVLGDIRHVQRINKWSKDEVGEFEVFIDDFSKIKEKGEEIYSEIPPTYNSMTIQDKYFNIFEWLKLFDFNIVVILIIMIVVATINMVVALLVLILERTQMIGILKSIGANNWMIRKIFLYNALYLIIRGLFFGNVIGIGVLLIQKYFGVVKLNPENYYVTEAPVVIDILYIGALNAGTILVCLVVLFIPSYIITKISPVKAIRFE